Part of the Macrobrachium rosenbergii isolate ZJJX-2024 chromosome 30, ASM4041242v1, whole genome shotgun sequence genome is shown below.
ACCAGTGATGCACAAGCACCTTATATTGAGGGTGCTCAGTGATTGGCCAGGACTTTACTGGCTAAACTAAAGTGAGGCTTTGCCACAGGCCACAGAGGGGTGGACCTTTGTGGCATGTTCTCCACTGCTCCACCTAAGTTCAGCCTGCAAGGTCGGCAACCACCACATGGGCAGGTGGCACCAGTGATGCACAAGCACCTTATATTGAGGGTGCTCTGTGATTGGCCAGGACTTTACTGGCTAAACCAAAGTGAGGCTTAAAGCACAGGTGGCCACAGAGGGGGTGGGACCTTTGTGGCATGTTCTCCACTGCTCCACCTAAGTTCAGCCTGCAAGGTCGCAACCAATTACGGTATAAGTGGCACCAGTGATGCACAAACACCTTATATTGAGGGTGCTCTGTGATTGGCCAGGGACTTTACTGGCTAAACCAAAGTGAGGCTTTGAAGCACAGGCCACAGAGGGGGTGGGACCCTTTGTGGCATGTTCTCCACTGCTCCACCTAAGTTCAGCCTGCAAGGTCGGCAACCACCACATGGTAAAGGTGGCACCAGTGATGCACAAGCACCTTATATTGAGGGTGCTCTGTGATTGGCCAGGGACTTTACTGGCTAAACCAAAGTGAGGCTTTGAAGCACAGTGGCCACAGCCAGGGGGTGGGACCCTTTGTGGCATGTTCTCCACTGCTCCACCTGTTCAGCTTGCAAGGTCGGCAACCACCGCATGGTAAAGGTGGCACCAGTGATGCACAAGCACCTTATATTGAGGGTGCTCAGATTGGCCAGGACTTTACTGGCTAAACCAAAGTGAGGCTTTGAAGCACAGGCCACAGAGGGGGTGGGACCCTTTGTGGCATGTTCTCCACTGCTCCACCTAAGTTCAGCCTGCAAGGTCGGCAACCACCACATGGTACAGGTGGCACTAGTGATGCACAAGCACCCATTATATTGAGGGTGCCTGTGATTGGCCAGGACTTACTGGCTAAACCAGTGTGAGGCTTTGAAGCACAGGCACAGAGGGGGTGGGACCTTTCAGGCATGTTCTCCACTGCTCCACCTAAGTTCAGCCTGCAAGGTCGGCAAGCACCACATGGTAAAGGTGGCACCAGTGATGCACAAGCACCTTATATTGAGGGTGCTCTGTGATTGGCCAGGGACTTTACTGGCTAAACCAAAGTGAGGCTTTGAAGCACAGGCCACAAAGGGGGGGGACCTTTGTGGCATGCTCTCCACTGCTCCACCTAAGTTCAGCCTCAGGTCGGGCACCACATTTAGCTGGCACTAGTGATGCAACAAGTACCTTATATTGAGGGTACAGGACTTTACTGGCACCAGTGACGACAGCCACAAAGGGTGGGATGGCATGCAGGCTGTTTCACCTAGGTTAGCTGCAAGGTGTAACCATGTGCAGGTGGCACCAGGCACCTGATGGTGAAGGTGGAGAGTTGGCTGACCTTGCAGGTCAGACCAGGGCAGCAAGGGAGCAAGCTTCACAGGGGTAAACACAGGCCACTGGGTGGGGGAACCCAGTGGGAACTGTGAGGCCACCCGTGTAGTTTGCTCTTTGTTGCTGCACCTTGTTTGGCCTGCAAGGTCAGCAACCACTACATGGTACAGGTGGCACCAGTGATGCACAGACAAGTGATAGTGAGGGTGATCAGTGACTAGCTGCTGTCCTTGCAAGTCAGACCGAGGTAAGGCAGCAGGGAGCATGCTTCACAGGGGACACAGGCTACTGGGTGGGGGAACCCAGTAGGAGCTGTGTGCCTACCCTGTGTAGAATGCTCTCGGCTGCTGCACCTTGGTTTGGCCTGCAAGGTCGGCAGCCAGTCATGGAATGCCCACACTGTCAGGTGCCTGTGTGCCACTGGTGTCACCTGTACCACAAAGTCCAGGTCACCACTGGTTTTAGAGCACCTCTCCATCCAAGTGCTGCGTCAAAAGCAGGGCCCTGGCCTGTTCTTCAACTACAGGAGATTAATCTGCAGCATTCTCGAAACCAAACGCTTCCATCCTCAAGGCAGATGTCCCAGCCATGCTGTTGGTCCTCTTTTCACCACCTTCTATGGAAGAGCATCTTTTAGGAGTTTCTTCTCCATGTAAAATGTCCTTCACGATGTCATTTACAGCTGACCATTGCTTTTAGGTGTCCTCTTCTTCTCATCCTGGGCACACCAGTACAATCCCGTCTAATCATCTTGTTCGTCTCTTCCAGCCTCTTCCATTCCTATGTTTTCTAACTGGTTATTTCTTCGAGCAATGTCGTTGAAAAGCCCGCCAGCAAGAGTTTATCTTGCTTCCTCAGAGCCTCTTTCCTGCTTCCTGTGGCATTCTCTGGCGTGTCGTTCTGCCTTTGTCTTACTCTCTTCTCCAGCGTCTGACACTTCTCCTGcagttcttcacattttttgttaGCTCTGCAGTTTCTGTAATTCAGCTCAGTCATCTGGAAATGGCTGGCCTCTTGTTTTGCGCAGTTTAATTCACTTTTCATCGTCTCTTCGTTGCTCGTAGAAATTGCCAGTCTATTCTTCAACTCTTCTAGTTCTTCTTGCAGGCAGTCATTCTGATGTCGGAGCCTCTCATGTTCTTCGTCCTTCACTTGTATTGTCTCCTGGTAACTGAGTCTCAAGTCAGTTacttctttttcctttgattCCACTAgctctttttcttgatttaagaGACTTTCCAGCTCCGTCGCTTTGGATCTTAGCTGCGCATCAGATTCCTCATATTTTTGTGCCCTTATATtcaattctttatctttttcctgTATTGCCTGTTGccaaatcatttcatttttagttttgaaaCTTCTGTTCCTCTTTCAACAGCTTCCATTTGGTTAGTGGAACAGAGGGTCTTCTCTTCTAATTTAGTCTTCCAAGAACCCATTGcacttttccagtttttcttctttacccAACAAATCCCGGAGTTTTCTTCCAGCAtctgcttttctttcttctgtttaccTTCTTTTTCCAACAAATCTCTGATGTGAAGGTAGAGGTCTGCAATCATTCTTTCATACATTATTTGTCAGCTGAAGGTTTTGATCTTTTCCTTCACAGCAGCTTTTTCCAGTTCCTCCACTTTTCTTGGGCATCTTGCAGTCCTTCTTCCAAATGCTCCTTTTCTTCCTTAAGATTTCCTTCTTTGCCAACAAATCTTTGATGTGAACGTACAGGTCCTCAGTCCTTTGTCATAAATATTTGTCAGCTCATGTTTTGGGTCTCCAGATCTTTTCCATCTCCTCTATGTTGCAGAGGGCCTCTGCTAACTTTTCTTCCAAAGACTCaatttttccctccatattttcTTCCTGAGCCAACAATTCGTGGATTTTTTGTTCTCTGTTCTCAATCTGAGTTTGCAATAAACTTCTAACCCAGTCTTTTTCAGCGTCCTTCTTCTTCAACAGCCTTTCCATGTCCTCGTTTCGTTGTTGCCAAGGcctcaattttttctcttccaatGGTCACAGGCTTCTTCATTCCATCTTCCTTAGACAGCAAATCTTCGATCTGACGATCCTTCTTTCAATCAGACTGTCAAAAGATTTGTTAAGTCCTTCTTTTCGACCTGTTTTTTATCCAAGAGCCTTTCCATATCCTTGTTATTATTTAGGGCCTCACGCAGATTTTGCTCCAGAAGATTAGAagccttttccattttattttctttagccaACAAATCTTCGATCTGATGATCCTTCTTTCAATCAGACTGTCAAAAAGATTTGTTAAATCGTTCTTTTCGACCTCTTTTTTCTGCAAGAGCCTTTCCATTACCTCCAAGTTATTAAGAGCGTCTCCTAACTTCTGGTCGAAAACCTGgtgttctttcttcatttcatcttctttatCCATCAGATGATAGATTTCATCATCCTTTTTCGTAATCTGAGTTTGATAGTAAATTACGAGGTCCTCCTTCTCCTGCAGTCGTCTTTCCACTTCCTTCTTATCGCTAAGGGCATCAAGTAATTCATTTTTCAGACGATCACAAGCTTCCAGATTTGCTTTTTCCTTGGCCAACAAATCGTCGATATGGCGATCCTTATTCGCAAGCATATTGTCATAAATAATCGTCAAATCTTCTCTCTCGTGCTCATTCTCTTCCAAGATCATTTCCGTTTCCTGCAACTTGCTTTTCAAAGCGTTATAATCTTCCGTAAGCCTCTGGTGATCAGCCAACAAGTCTTGGACTAGCTGATCTCTGTGTTGAAGCTGGATATTCAACTCTTCGTTCCTTAGTGATCAGGTCCTCTTCGCGCGCGCAGAAATCTCCAGGGCACAGTCCTTTTCCGTCCTCATAGTTTCCACCTCTTCTTCCAGTCGTTTCCGGGTCGTTTGGTGATGTCGTCGGAACCTCCAAGCGGCAAATGCAAGAAAAGTCACAACAACTGCTCCGCCAGCGACAATGGCAGCAGGAGCGATTGCTCCTGTCCACCAACCAGCGGTGTTTGCAGGGATGACAGCTTTCTTGCACAACAAAGCCTCGTCGATCCGAGCCACAGTCACTTCGACGTCCCGTCCAGCATATAAATGATAACGGGAAACAAGTTCTTCGTTTATACAATTGGCAAGTTCGTTACCC
Proteins encoded:
- the LOC136854718 gene encoding coiled-coil domain-containing protein 89-like; protein product: MIADLYLHIRDLLEKEGKQKKEKQMLEENSGICWAIQEKDKELNIRAQKYEESDAQLRSKATELESLLNQEKELVESKEKEVTDLRLSYQETIQVKDEEHERLRHQNDCLQEELEELKNRLAISTSNEETMKSELNCAKQEASHFQMTELNYRNCRANKKCEELQEKCQTLEKRVRQRQNDTPENATGSRKEALRKQDKLLLAGFSTTLLEEITS
- the LOC136854719 gene encoding myosin heavy chain, clone 203-like, whose amino-acid sequence is MILEENEHEREDLTIIYDNMLANKDRHIDDLLAKEKANLEACDRLKNELLDALSDKKEVERRLQEKEDLVIYYQTQITKKDDEIYHLMDKEDEMKKEHQVFDQKLGDALNNLEIENREQKIHELLAQEENMEGKIESLEEKLAEALCNIEEMEKIWRPKT